In a genomic window of Sporosarcina trichiuri:
- a CDS encoding exonuclease SbcCD subunit D: MKIFHTADWHLGKVLQGVSLLAEQRFVLEQFIEAVRQEKPDAVIIAGDLYDRSVPPADAVNLLDEVLWTLTVDLETPVLAVAGNHDSPARLQFGSRLMKRTGLYIAGKPESDGGCMTVEMADESGPVVFHLIPFADPSVIRNLTGDGTVDSHHSAMEKVIQKIGELDGNARHVAVAHAFVTPGGKAEENTSDSERPLAIGGAEYVAADLFRRFHYTALGHLHQAHFAGDETVRYAGSPMKYSISEEHHRKGFLVVTIDGDGNTEVEKRELYQNRDIRTVKALMEDLLKFERSDDYVFVKLLDTAPVLSPMEKVRSVFANAMHVERVVNRPLPDGGVSRVSDIERLDDRSLFRSFYGEMTGRQPDEETEKILDEVFQELLDGEERNG; this comes from the coding sequence ATCTTCCATACAGCGGACTGGCATCTCGGCAAAGTGCTGCAGGGGGTCTCACTGCTCGCAGAACAGCGCTTCGTCCTGGAGCAGTTCATCGAAGCGGTACGACAGGAAAAACCGGACGCTGTCATTATCGCCGGAGATCTGTACGACCGGTCCGTCCCCCCTGCAGATGCTGTCAACCTACTTGATGAAGTGCTTTGGACACTGACTGTCGACCTTGAAACACCGGTTCTTGCGGTAGCAGGCAACCACGACAGTCCGGCGCGGCTCCAGTTCGGCAGCCGGCTGATGAAGCGGACAGGCCTTTACATAGCAGGGAAACCCGAAAGCGATGGCGGCTGCATGACGGTTGAGATGGCGGATGAAAGCGGCCCCGTCGTCTTCCATTTGATCCCATTCGCCGATCCATCGGTCATCCGCAATTTGACGGGGGACGGCACAGTGGACAGCCATCACAGCGCGATGGAGAAAGTTATACAGAAAATCGGTGAGCTGGATGGCAATGCGCGCCACGTAGCTGTCGCCCATGCTTTCGTGACACCCGGCGGGAAGGCGGAGGAGAATACGAGTGATTCGGAACGGCCGCTCGCAATCGGGGGGGCAGAGTATGTCGCAGCCGATCTGTTCAGGAGATTCCATTACACAGCGCTCGGTCATCTGCATCAGGCCCATTTTGCGGGAGACGAAACGGTCCGGTACGCAGGATCGCCGATGAAATATTCCATCTCGGAAGAACATCATAGAAAAGGGTTTTTAGTTGTGACGATTGACGGGGATGGCAACACGGAAGTGGAGAAACGAGAGCTGTATCAGAATCGGGATATCCGTACGGTGAAGGCGCTGATGGAAGACCTGCTGAAATTTGAACGGAGTGATGATTATGTTTTCGTCAAACTTCTCGACACGGCGCCGGTGCTCTCCCCAATGGAAAAAGTGCGGTCGGTCTTTGCGAATGCCATGCATGTGGAACGGGTTGTGAACCGGCCGCTCCCTGATGGGGGAGTCTCGCGTGTTTCCGATATCGAACGCCTCGATGACCGATCGCTGTTCCGGTCGTTCTATGGAGAAATGACCGGCAGGCAGCCAGATGAAGAAACAGAAAAAATACTTGATGAAGTATTCCAGGAACTGCTGGATGGAGAGGAGCGGAACGGATGA